A genome region from Sphingomonas anseongensis includes the following:
- the eno gene encoding phosphopyruvate hydratase — MTAITAIRGRQILDSRGNPTVEVDVTLEDGSLGRAAVPSGASTGVHEAVELRDGDKSRWGGKGVETAVQSVNGEIADALVGHDAEDQGELDSSMIALDGTENKGRLGANAILGVSLACAKAAAVSAGLPLYRYIGDGTANMLPVPMMNIVNGGAHADNPIDFQEFMIMPVGASSFSEALRCGTEVFHALKSALHSKGLSTAVGDEGGFAPNLSSAREALDFIIGAVEAVGYKMGSDVLLALDPAASEYFRDGAYRLDGEGLALSPEQMTDYFEQLVRDYPIASIEDGMAEDDWAGWKMITDRLGSKVQLVGDDLFVTNVKRLAQGIEEGVANSILIKVNQIGTLTETIAAVRLAQGHEYTAVMSHRSGETGDATIADLAVALCTGQIKTGSLARSDRVAKYNQLLRIEEDLGERAVYPGVKALRAYNRG; from the coding sequence ATGACTGCAATCACCGCGATCCGCGGCCGACAGATCCTCGACAGCCGCGGCAACCCCACCGTGGAGGTCGATGTCACGCTCGAGGATGGAAGCCTTGGCCGGGCCGCAGTGCCCTCGGGAGCGTCGACGGGAGTGCACGAAGCGGTCGAGCTTCGCGACGGCGACAAGAGCCGCTGGGGCGGGAAGGGCGTCGAAACCGCGGTCCAGTCAGTGAACGGGGAGATCGCCGACGCGCTGGTCGGGCACGACGCAGAGGACCAGGGCGAGCTGGACTCGTCCATGATCGCGCTCGACGGCACCGAGAACAAGGGCAGGCTTGGAGCAAACGCGATCCTGGGCGTCAGCTTGGCTTGTGCGAAGGCCGCTGCGGTGTCGGCTGGACTGCCGCTCTACCGCTATATCGGCGACGGCACGGCCAACATGCTTCCGGTGCCGATGATGAACATCGTCAACGGCGGCGCCCACGCCGACAACCCGATCGACTTCCAGGAATTCATGATCATGCCGGTCGGAGCTTCGAGCTTCTCGGAAGCTCTGCGCTGCGGGACCGAGGTGTTCCACGCGCTGAAGTCGGCGCTTCACTCGAAGGGGCTTTCGACGGCGGTCGGCGACGAGGGCGGGTTCGCTCCAAATCTTTCGTCAGCCCGCGAGGCGCTCGATTTCATCATCGGAGCGGTCGAGGCGGTCGGGTACAAGATGGGATCGGACGTGCTACTGGCTCTCGATCCCGCCGCGAGCGAATATTTCCGGGACGGCGCGTACCGGCTCGACGGGGAAGGCCTCGCGCTCAGCCCCGAGCAGATGACGGATTATTTCGAGCAGCTCGTCCGCGACTATCCGATCGCATCGATCGAGGACGGGATGGCGGAAGACGACTGGGCCGGATGGAAAATGATCACGGACCGGCTCGGATCAAAGGTGCAGCTTGTCGGCGATGACCTGTTCGTCACCAACGTGAAGCGGCTTGCCCAGGGCATCGAGGAGGGCGTGGCCAACTCCATCCTGATCAAGGTCAACCAGATCGGCACGTTGACGGAGACAATCGCTGCGGTACGGCTGGCGCAAGGCCACGAGTACACCGCTGTGATGTCGCATCGTTCGGGCGAGACCGGAGATGCGACGATCGCCGACCTGGCGGTTGCCCTGTGCACCGGCCAGATCAAGACCGGCAGCCTGGCGCGGTCCGACCGCGTCGCGAAGTACAACCAGCTGCTCAGGATCGAGGAGGATCTCGGCGAGCGCGCGGTTTACCCGGGAGTAAAGGCGCTAAGGGCCTATAATCGCGGCTGA